DNA sequence from the Anguilla anguilla isolate fAngAng1 chromosome 4, fAngAng1.pri, whole genome shotgun sequence genome:
AGCTAAAAGGACGGGTGTCCGTTTTCTGGTGGTCATTGTCACAATGCTAGCTAAGTATGACCTTAACATTTCACTGACAAGCAGTGAGAACACAAACTTAGTGTGTTGTTTCCCCTCATATCTCACACCCACTGTGTTCTAGTCTCTGGgcttatctgtgtttgtgtgtcaacTTGTGCTTAGTGAGGTGCAGAAAGCGGTGAACACAGCCCAAGGCCTACACCAGCGATGGCTCGAATTGCTGCAGGATCCCAGCAGTGCATCCAAGGAGGAGGTGGACTGGACAACCAATGAGTTGAGGAACAGCCTGAGGTCCATCGAATGGGACCTGGAGGACCTGGATGAGACCATAAATATCCTGACAGTATAAATCAGTGGCAAAGAGGAGTATTGTGTTTGCTATTCAAATTTGAACACAGCTGCCTGTTGGTGTCAGTTTCAACCAGTTTATTGTGGATGCATGTCTTATTGCACATTGGCTTGTTCTGTCTTGCCTTAACTGTGAGTGCAAGCATTGTGGAGGCTAATCCCAGGAAGTTCAATTTGGATGCGATGGAGCTGACCAAACGTAAAGCCTTCATCACAAGCACCCGGCAGACCGTGAAGGTGAGTTGGCAGGGGAAGAAAGCACTGAATCCTGCCCAGAAGTAGCAACAGCCCCAAATTGCCAAATGGTGGACCTTGTAAATTcttatgaatgtgtttgtggtcCCTCAAGTAGGCGATGTAGTTGTGATCTAAACATTATCAATTTGATTATTCACCATTGaataatttgacattttgactGCATGTTCAAAAGAAAGTTCAGTTTCTGGGTTTTTGATATAGTTTTAATTTGAGTGGTCCAGATATTTTTTGGGATTTTGGACATTACaggacattttatatatttaccaAAGTTTCTGATGGCCTGCTGACTTTACAGTGGCTGCAATAGGGACTTTGGGGGTTTTGTGGTCTAATTCTTGTGTGCCATTGCTACTTCCCCTCCCCATGCACATGAAAGTGTACTGAATCAATAAATGTacccatatttttattttctaaccgTTTCTGTGAATTATGAGAATTCAATAATGCTCTGTGACAACATGGTTATGTGATCTATGTATGATGTTTTAAACCCTTTCCCTTCAGGAAATGAAAGACCAGATGTCTTGTCCGATGGCTCAAGCAATGTCAGACAGGAAAACCAGACAGGTTGGTCTTGGATTCCCatgttatttcttttaattgcCTGGATAAAAATGAGATGCGTATGTGAAAAATACTGCAACAATTTTTGCTTTCACTTCCACAGCTGTAAGCCTCTTGCTATTTAGCTAAAGAGACCAGTCTTTACAGGCTTTCTGATTTTAGCATTCCCCTAGCCCTTGCAAACTGTTTCCCTTGTGGCAGCAATCTCCCAGATGCAGGCCTGAACAGAGGGATTAgagtgtggggggtggtggttggtTCCTGTTTGTGTCTGGAACCTGTAGAGGGAAAAGGCCAATACAACAACACCGTGAATAAACAGCACAGAGTGTATCACAGGAACAGAACCTGGATGATGGATCAAGTCCTTATGTGCCCTGATCATAGTCCAGTGGCTATCAGAGAATCAGCAGCTGTCCTTACATTCGCTGCTCAGCATACTCGGTGTCTGGGGGCACCTCCCACCGCTGTCTGTTAGGGTCTGCTGGCCTTGTTTTCGTTATTTATAATGTCGTAAGTGCTGCTGACCGGTAATGACCCCATTGACCACTAACTGGACAGTATTAATGTGCCCGTCAAGTGCTGGTCTTTCactgttttttgtgtgcctATAGAAAGTAGTGGCTTCCAGTTTTCCCTTCTATTTGTGAAGTTTGTAGGTGTTTCATGTGAGTGGAACTAATTCTTTAAATTCACACCCGTAAAGCCATTTTGGGTCCCTTTTTGGAGTCAATGAAGTACCCGTCTGTTTCCTGTAGTTTCCAAATGTGCACACTTTCATAACTAGGCCTTGGTTACAGAATGAGCATATTTATAATGCTACTTGAGGAACACGTTTCTCCTGTTCTCAGGGTTTGCTGGGGGAGAGTGTACCTCAGGGTATGGCGTGGCAGCCCGGCGCAGACAAATACAGCCGGCTGGACCGCGAGTTGCAGACCGCCAACTCGCAGTTCATCGAGGAGCAGCATTCCCAGCAGCAGGTAAGCAGGCGCTTGCATCGCTCCAAAGTAATGACACACAGAAGCCTGTGCTCATGAGTGTTACCCTAGAGCAAGTGCCAGCATGTACCTCACAACAGACCTGACACTGTTTCCCTTTTTACACGATCAAAGCTTTTATACCTGCTTAGTTTTGTTTGGTTAGCATGGGTGTCAGTCTGCTTGGTTACACTAGTCCTTCttcaaaaatatgacacagaagtcattatttttttggtgtgttttattagaaaatatttcaaaattaaattttaaataagtaaattgtGTTTTCCAATGCAGATACCTAAATAGTTGTGTATTTGAGCCAAGTctaacacacggacacaggccTTGTTATTTACTTCCTGtccttattgtttttattgcaatAACAATATGGAGCCCAAACTCAGCTTAGCAGGAGGCACTTCCTGTCATAATGTGAGCCAGCTCAGTGTGCCCATTGCTATTTTTGGAACCAAGCTGTATTGGTGTAGTCCACAGAATGGACTGTGTTCATGTTTGACCCATTTGTATATTGGCTGCTTTGAAGGCCAGTACTAAGTATATGTAATTTTGATGTTTATGACATGTGTAGATTTATTAAGTactaactctgtgtgtgtgtgtgtgtgtgtgtgtgtgcctcagtTGATTGCTGACCAGCAGGATGAACATCTGGAGTTGGTGTCTGGCACCATTGGGGTTCTGAAGAACATGTCCCAGAGGATTGGCGATGAGCTGGATGAGCAGGCTGTGTGAGTTTTATACTCTGTGAATTAGACATTGTGCAATAAGACAACTGAACACAGCTACGGGGAAGCAGGTCGGAAAATGTACAAAGTGCTGTACAACATTCCTATCCTGAAAtgaatcctttaaaaaaaaaaaaaaaaattttttagaaTCCTTATTTAGATGGGTTTGAGGAGCTGGTATCACTTGCTGTTtaagattttaaatgaattacattatgtatttatatgacaCAGATTAAGATTTTGTCATTAATGAATTAGGACCCCCCCGCTCCCATGAAGTGATAGGACCCCCATCTCTACAGATTTAAAGTAGACTTTTTCCTACATAATATGTTTTTCATGCATGCTGTTGTTTACTGAGTGAACTGTAGTTATtgatgaaaatatataataGATTTAGCTGTACTCGACAGTGGCATGATTGCTATAGCACCCCACAGAAGAGCCATACTGCATATTTGCTGTCTTTGGAAGGATTTATACAGACCAGCCTATTCAGGTCAAGATTAACCAGTGCAGGACAACaggtatttcattttaaaccctAGTATGCTTTTCACTGGCTGCCAGAACACAATGCTCAGCTTTACAGAGTACCTCTCCATGACTTTGGACTTTACCGTTGACCACCAGACTCTGCTGTGTACAAACAGATGTGTCTGATGGAATTCTTCCCTCCCCTTGGTTTGCAGGATGCTGGATGACTTCTCCCATGAGATGGACAACTCCCAGTCACGGCTGGACAACGTGATGAAGAAGCTGGCTAAAGTCTCCCACATGACCAGTGGTGAGTGTTGTGCCACACAGTGCATTCTAGCTCTGTCAGTTTACTCTCAGCAACCAGCACACAGCTCAGTCTGTGATGGAACTAGTATTTATTAAGCACACTAATGTCTGACCCACAGATAAGTGACTTATAACAGTAATATGTGGGGAATTAGGTAATTGACTTGAATCCAAGAAGCCTGCTGaaacatatttgtgaaaattatgttatttttagtGAGGTATCAGATCATGCGAACAAATCAAACCAAAACAGGTGTTTATACTCTGAAGACAACTTGGCCCACATATTAATCTGAGTACAGCACAGTTCCATTTCTGTGCCATGTGATGGGATTAATGTAGAAGTGTGATTTACAGTATTAATTATTACATGTATGAAAGGGAAGCTATTCAAGCACATTTTGCTGGGAGGTGTTTGTAATGTAGACATCCTGGAATCAGCTAGTGCCCCTCTTCGGACAGGAAGGAAAGGTGTGGCTTACTGAGGATGGCGCCTCCTAATAAGGCATTGTTTTCAAACCCTAGGAAACCCAACCTGTTGCCCTCACAGGAAGTGGTTGCTGCAGAGACAGGAAATAAGATGAAATCTTGCCCTTTTTTTAACCAGGACGTcctgtcagttttattttcctgagGTTTTTGCTGAGCTTTCATAAAACTTCATTGTATTGCATTTCCCTCTTCATGTTCTTACTAATTTCTCTCGTGCAAATGGGACAGCCCCACCgcaatgaaaatgttaaaattggTACTTGTCCAACTGGATGCAGACCACAGCCAAGTGGGTGCTCTCCTTTAATGATTcatggtgtttgtgtgacttCACAATGTTGTCTGAGCAGCGTAATGACTTGCATGTGTCCACATCGTTTTGTCTTTGCTGGGGCCGCGTTTGTGTAACGTTGCTTCTGGTCTCTTCTGGTTCTCTTGCAGACCGTAGGCAGTGGTGTGCCATCGGAATCCTCCTGGCCATCCTGTTCGTTGTGCTCATCCTCTTCTTTGCTCTGTGACGATGCCCCCGTGATGATCCTTCCCCACCACACcgttccctccctttctctctcactccgcTCTTTCTGATGGACTGCTGGTCCTGGACTGGGGATTAGAATGACACTTGCCACTgactctttctttccctcccatCTCCTCCAGATGCATTTATACTGTACACAAATCAGGTTTGCACCCCTGAAgatttcttttaatttcttaTCCTACTACCACCAAATTAGGACAGATTGGTTCAGGCAAAAGAGTTTGGTTATTAATTCTTGACTTATTGAAATTGAACTAACAAGTGCACTTGGCTATAGCACAACATAACATACCTTCCACAATATGGCCGCTTAGATAATTAAGTGTCCTAGGGATGCTTGGGCCAAGCGAATGCATTTTTTCCTTACGCTTTTATTCTGCTATATTAGCTTCCGTTATCTTACTCTGGTGGAGTATGACTTTTTCCCCACGGTTTTATGAAATTCTCAGTTTGTTTCGGGGGTGTAAAGCAGGACTCAGTTTTAGAATTTAAAGAAACAGCACTGCCGCCTGCTTGAGCGATGTGAATTCATTAGCATTAGCGttcccttcct
Encoded proteins:
- the stx6 gene encoding syntaxin-6 is translated as MSMEDPFFVVKGEVQKAVNTAQGLHQRWLELLQDPSSASKEEVDWTTNELRNSLRSIEWDLEDLDETISIVEANPRKFNLDAMELTKRKAFITSTRQTVKEMKDQMSCPMAQAMSDRKTRQGLLGESVPQGMAWQPGADKYSRLDRELQTANSQFIEEQHSQQQLIADQQDEHLELVSGTIGVLKNMSQRIGDELDEQAVMLDDFSHEMDNSQSRLDNVMKKLAKVSHMTSDRRQWCAIGILLAILFVVLILFFAL